The Aureitalea marina genome includes a window with the following:
- a CDS encoding peroxiredoxin-like family protein yields the protein MNRPTPKHTAPDLQFQSFDGNQWNLADQNPENFTLVVFYRGLHCPLCKKYLQQLQELLPEFEQRGVNVVAVSMDSEQRARLSRQKWELPNLTLGYELPEETARKWALYMSVGVKDGEPSKFSEPGLFLIDNNNKVYYSAINSNPWGRPYLPSFIKAVDYIVQSGYPARGEML from the coding sequence ATGAATAGACCAACACCAAAACATACAGCGCCAGATTTACAGTTTCAATCATTTGATGGAAATCAATGGAATTTGGCAGACCAAAATCCAGAAAACTTTACTTTGGTTGTTTTTTATCGAGGGTTACATTGTCCATTGTGTAAAAAGTATTTACAACAATTACAGGAATTGCTACCCGAATTTGAGCAAAGAGGCGTAAATGTTGTAGCCGTAAGTATGGACTCTGAACAACGGGCAAGGCTTTCACGACAAAAATGGGAACTGCCAAATCTTACCTTAGGCTACGAATTGCCCGAAGAAACCGCAAGAAAATGGGCATTGTACATGAGTGTAGGAGTAAAAGATGGCGAACCAAGTAAATTTAGTGAACCAGGATTATTTCTAATTGACAATAATAATAAAGTTTATTATTCAGCAATAAACAGTAATCCTTGGGGAAGACCCTATTTGCCGTCTTTTATTAAAGCTGTTGATTATATTGTACAGTCAGGCTATCCGGCAAGAGGTGAGATGCTTTAG
- a CDS encoding NAD(P)H-dependent oxidoreductase, translating into MKNIFIINGHQKYPFSEGKLNASLTEKAESHFKGNGYNIKKTTMEDNYDVNEEIEKFKWADVVFFQTPLNWMGVSWSFKKYIDEVFSMGMMGEMSDGDGRSKEAPKKNYGLGGKLNGKYMMSVTANAPKEAFNNPEEPFFNGLSEDDLLKPMHLNFKWFGFESLPTFMAYDVMKNPEIENDFIRFENHLKAYF; encoded by the coding sequence ATGAAAAATATTTTTATAATCAACGGTCATCAGAAATATCCATTTTCTGAAGGAAAATTAAACGCAAGTTTAACTGAAAAAGCGGAAAGTCACTTTAAGGGCAACGGTTACAATATCAAGAAAACTACAATGGAAGACAATTATGATGTCAATGAAGAAATTGAAAAATTCAAATGGGCAGATGTGGTCTTTTTTCAAACTCCTTTGAACTGGATGGGTGTAAGTTGGTCGTTTAAAAAATATATTGATGAAGTATTTTCGATGGGTATGATGGGCGAAATGTCTGATGGTGATGGCAGAAGTAAAGAAGCACCGAAGAAGAATTACGGTTTAGGTGGAAAGTTAAACGGAAAGTATATGATGTCAGTAACGGCTAATGCACCAAAAGAAGCTTTTAATAATCCAGAGGAACCTTTTTTTAATGGATTGAGTGAAGATGATTTGCTAAAACCAATGCATCTTAATTTTAAGTGGTTTGGTTTTGAATCATTACCAACATTTATGGCATATGATGTAATGAAAAATCCAGAAATAGAGAATGATTTTATTCGTTTTGAAAATCATTTGAAAGCATACTTTTAA
- a CDS encoding winged helix-turn-helix transcriptional regulator → MARKYIDNPNACSLVHTMNIIGNKWKPIILYLLSNGSMRFGMLNALIPTISKKVLTNQLKELENDGLLLRQSFAEIPPRVEYSLTEKAIGLLPVLRMLSDWANEAYPEMEFEQCRIIENGKKPAYNNV, encoded by the coding sequence ATGGCAAGAAAATATATAGACAATCCAAATGCTTGTTCCTTGGTGCATACGATGAACATAATTGGTAATAAATGGAAACCCATAATTCTCTATTTACTATCTAATGGTTCTATGCGCTTTGGAATGTTAAATGCGCTTATTCCTACAATCTCAAAAAAGGTGCTGACTAATCAACTGAAAGAATTAGAAAACGATGGATTACTTTTAAGACAGTCCTTTGCAGAAATTCCACCAAGAGTTGAATATTCATTGACTGAAAAAGCAATTGGGCTTTTGCCTGTTTTAAGAATGTTAAGTGATTGGGCAAATGAAGCTTATCCAGAAATGGAATTTGAACAATGTAGAATAATAGAGAATGGAAAAAAGCCAGCGTACAACAATGTATAA
- a CDS encoding SulP family inorganic anion transporter codes for MEGVPKKGIQGLIENWQSDLIAAVSVALIALPLSLGIALAAGAPAMAGIFSAIVGGVVTTLYRGGHISVNGPAKGVIGVILLGIVIMDDGSGQAFNYVLAAVVVSGALQALLGVLKLGRLADIFHTSVIHGILAAIGIIIFAKQIHVAMGTHSDSPSIVQNLIDAVVYLPQANPFVLVIAVTGLLILLFNHKISSRVFHFLPAPMWVVALSIPFVYAFDFFEPHTMSLFGKAYEVGPDLLLDIPDNISESLMFPNFGMIGTIEFWTTVFSMLIITSIESLAIAKAVDKIDPYKRKTDLNKDLTGIGLSTMVAGMIGGLPIIAVIIRSTVNVHNGAKTKWSNMYQGLLLLLFILVLSPIMTQVPLCAFAILLVYTGFKLASPAVFKQVYDQGTEQLVFFIGTMILTLYTNLLVGLLGGLFLALITHMLLARLTISQFFKQVYSSRTKLIELPDGGFDLKIRGIANFLGILKVDKLVSQIPSGADVNIDLSEARLVGMTYMDYLVEYLKAQRDTGGSVHIVGLDNHVSSSLYNRSLKISLTSSAAKLSNRQKRLRNLATEKDYQYSSQVNWNTKYLQKFHFFGIRPLERKYNCLRGSFDDQDVSWEIADVTYNVGQAFTAETFDMTLMVLRLNKNIPVFSMEKEGVLEKLFDRVMAFTGYKDIDFDMYPDFSKKFLLMGNEEDEIRSFFTPDIIKFFEENPIYHLESNGEALLIFNKIKPARTDETLEFIEYGKELARVLKA; via the coding sequence ATGGAAGGCGTACCTAAAAAAGGTATTCAAGGATTAATAGAGAATTGGCAAAGCGATTTGATCGCAGCCGTAAGTGTAGCCCTCATCGCATTACCCCTTTCACTGGGTATTGCCCTGGCGGCAGGAGCACCGGCCATGGCGGGGATCTTCTCCGCTATTGTGGGTGGAGTGGTCACTACCCTCTACCGGGGAGGTCATATTTCGGTGAATGGGCCCGCCAAGGGCGTCATTGGGGTCATCCTGTTGGGGATCGTCATCATGGACGATGGCAGTGGCCAGGCCTTTAATTATGTGCTGGCAGCTGTGGTGGTCTCCGGAGCATTACAGGCCTTGTTGGGCGTACTGAAACTGGGGCGCTTAGCAGACATTTTCCATACCTCCGTGATTCACGGAATTTTGGCGGCCATTGGAATCATCATCTTTGCCAAACAGATCCATGTGGCCATGGGCACCCACTCGGACAGTCCAAGCATAGTACAGAATCTCATCGATGCGGTGGTTTACCTGCCCCAGGCCAATCCCTTTGTGTTGGTCATTGCAGTCACCGGTCTGCTGATATTGTTATTTAATCACAAGATCAGCTCCCGGGTATTTCATTTCCTGCCCGCACCCATGTGGGTAGTGGCCCTGTCCATTCCCTTTGTCTACGCCTTCGATTTCTTTGAGCCACACACCATGTCGCTCTTTGGAAAAGCATACGAAGTAGGCCCGGATCTGTTGCTGGATATCCCGGACAATATTTCAGAATCGCTGATGTTCCCCAACTTTGGGATGATAGGCACCATCGAATTTTGGACCACAGTATTCTCCATGTTGATCATCACCAGTATTGAGTCCCTGGCCATAGCCAAGGCGGTGGACAAGATAGACCCCTACAAACGGAAGACCGATCTAAATAAAGACTTAACCGGAATTGGACTGAGTACCATGGTAGCCGGGATGATAGGTGGACTGCCCATCATTGCTGTGATCATTCGCAGTACGGTCAATGTGCACAATGGTGCCAAGACCAAGTGGTCCAATATGTACCAAGGGTTGTTGCTACTATTATTTATCCTGGTATTGAGTCCCATCATGACACAGGTTCCGCTCTGTGCCTTTGCCATACTGCTGGTATATACCGGTTTTAAACTGGCCTCGCCTGCCGTATTTAAACAGGTCTACGACCAGGGGACCGAACAATTGGTCTTCTTTATCGGTACAATGATACTGACGCTCTACACCAACCTGTTGGTAGGATTATTAGGCGGATTATTCCTGGCCCTGATCACCCATATGTTATTAGCTAGGCTGACCATTTCTCAATTCTTTAAACAGGTCTACAGTTCCCGCACCAAGTTGATCGAGTTACCCGATGGCGGATTCGATCTTAAGATAAGAGGGATTGCGAACTTCTTAGGTATACTGAAAGTAGATAAACTGGTTTCTCAAATCCCTTCCGGTGCCGATGTCAATATCGACCTTTCTGAAGCCCGACTAGTAGGAATGACCTATATGGATTACCTGGTAGAATATCTTAAGGCGCAACGGGATACCGGAGGTAGCGTGCATATCGTTGGTTTGGACAACCATGTTTCCTCTTCCCTCTATAACCGATCCTTAAAGATCAGTCTGACCAGCTCGGCAGCTAAGTTGTCCAACCGACAAAAACGCTTGCGGAACCTGGCCACCGAAAAGGATTATCAATATTCCAGCCAGGTCAATTGGAACACCAAATACCTTCAGAAATTCCACTTCTTTGGGATCCGACCCCTGGAACGCAAATACAATTGCCTGAGGGGCTCTTTTGACGACCAAGACGTTTCCTGGGAAATAGCCGATGTCACCTACAATGTGGGCCAGGCCTTTACGGCCGAGACCTTTGACATGACGCTGATGGTCCTTAGGCTCAACAAAAACATCCCTGTATTCTCCATGGAAAAAGAAGGGGTGCTGGAAAAACTCTTCGACCGGGTAATGGCCTTTACCGGCTATAAGGACATCGACTTCGACATGTACCCGGACTTCTCCAAGAAGTTTTTGCTCATGGGGAACGAGGAAGACGAGATCCGCTCCTTTTTCACCCCGGACATCATCAAATTCTTTGAAGAAAATCCGATCTACCACCTGGAAAGCAATGGCGAGGCCCTCCTCATTTTCAACAAGATCAAACCCGCCCGTACCGACGAAACCCTGGAGTTTATTGAATACGGCAAGGAGCTGGCAAGGGTATTAAAAGCCTAG
- the mutS gene encoding DNA mismatch repair protein MutS, with product MKQYNAVKAKYPDALLLFRVGDFYETFGSDAVRAAGILNITLTARNNGGDQTELAGFPHHALNTYLPKLVKAGCRVAICDQLEDPKMTKGIVKRGVTELVTPGVALSDDILDQKKNNFLAAVHQAKNGLGVAFLDISTGEFLLGEGSEEEIDKWIQDMNPPEVLVNKAKRSHWQSNFLGHNRLFFLEDWIFQSDYAMESLNRQFGTTNLKGFGVEHLPTGLIAAGAVLHYLGETHHTSLDHITGITRMASQDHVWMDRFTLRNLELFYSPAENAVTLLDIIDRTQTAMGGRMLKRWMAQPLKEKTAIEERHAVVQSLMEQTELLDDIQSHLKRMGDLERLAAKLATGKINPRELIGLKNSMEAAVLLRGILSHSEQSSLKALAARIDPAEALRETIKETLNEEAPVQLAKGDVIATGFSDQLDEYRGLARGGKDYLDQMLDREQEATGIPSLKIASNNVFGYYIEVRNTHRDKVPEEWVRKQTLVNAERYITEELKEYESKILGAEEQIGILEQQLYVQLLQNLIPHIPAVQRTARALAQLDCLCSFASQALENNYCRPTLDDSFDLDIRQGRHPVIERQLPPDQPFVANDVFLDRENQQIIMITGPNMSGKSAILRQTALIVLLAQMGSFVPAESVRMGVVDKIFTRVGASDNISMGESTFMVEMNETASILNNISERSLVLLDEIGRGTSTYDGISIAWAISEYLHEHPSHAKTLFATHYHELNEMTETFDRIKNYNVSVKESPEQVLFLRKLVPGGSHHSFGIHVAKMAGMPRQVITRANKILERLEKSHSSEELSDKVKTLSEQELQLSFIKLDDPLLEEIRDQILETDIDTLTPVEALMKLNEIKRTLQGAQAKKN from the coding sequence ATGAAACAATACAACGCCGTCAAGGCGAAGTATCCGGATGCGCTATTGTTGTTCCGGGTGGGGGACTTTTACGAGACCTTTGGGTCCGATGCAGTGCGGGCGGCAGGTATACTGAATATCACCCTGACGGCCCGTAACAATGGAGGCGACCAGACCGAGTTGGCGGGCTTCCCGCATCATGCGCTAAACACCTACTTACCCAAGTTGGTGAAGGCCGGTTGCCGAGTCGCTATTTGCGACCAGCTAGAGGATCCCAAAATGACCAAGGGGATCGTCAAACGGGGAGTAACGGAATTGGTTACACCAGGAGTCGCATTGAGCGATGATATACTGGACCAGAAAAAGAACAATTTCCTGGCAGCGGTCCATCAGGCCAAGAATGGGCTGGGTGTTGCCTTCCTGGACATTTCGACTGGAGAATTCCTGCTAGGCGAGGGCAGTGAAGAGGAGATCGATAAGTGGATACAGGACATGAACCCACCGGAGGTGCTGGTCAATAAGGCCAAACGCAGTCACTGGCAAAGCAACTTTCTGGGCCACAATCGGCTGTTCTTTTTGGAGGACTGGATCTTCCAGTCGGACTATGCCATGGAGTCCCTTAACCGTCAATTTGGGACCACCAATCTCAAAGGTTTTGGAGTAGAGCATTTACCCACCGGACTGATCGCTGCGGGAGCGGTACTGCATTATTTAGGGGAGACCCATCATACGTCCTTGGATCATATCACGGGTATTACGCGTATGGCCAGCCAGGACCATGTGTGGATGGACCGCTTTACTTTGCGCAATCTGGAGCTTTTCTACTCACCGGCAGAAAATGCGGTGACCCTGCTGGATATCATCGACCGCACCCAAACCGCCATGGGTGGTCGGATGCTGAAGCGTTGGATGGCTCAACCGCTTAAGGAAAAGACGGCTATAGAAGAACGGCATGCGGTGGTGCAGTCCTTAATGGAGCAGACTGAATTGCTGGACGACATCCAGTCTCATCTAAAAAGGATGGGGGACCTGGAGCGACTGGCAGCCAAACTGGCTACTGGCAAGATCAACCCTAGGGAACTGATCGGGCTTAAAAATTCCATGGAAGCTGCGGTGCTGCTGCGTGGAATACTTTCCCATTCTGAGCAGAGCAGTTTAAAGGCCTTGGCAGCGCGCATTGATCCGGCCGAAGCCCTCAGAGAGACCATCAAGGAAACCTTGAACGAAGAGGCCCCGGTACAACTGGCTAAGGGGGATGTGATCGCGACCGGTTTTTCGGACCAATTGGATGAATACCGAGGTTTGGCCCGAGGCGGCAAGGACTACCTGGACCAAATGCTGGATCGGGAGCAAGAAGCTACGGGCATCCCTTCGCTCAAGATCGCCTCCAACAATGTGTTTGGCTACTATATCGAAGTGCGCAATACGCACCGGGACAAGGTGCCGGAAGAATGGGTCCGCAAACAGACCTTGGTCAATGCCGAGCGCTATATTACCGAAGAGCTCAAAGAATACGAAAGCAAGATCCTGGGGGCCGAGGAACAGATCGGGATATTGGAGCAGCAGCTCTATGTACAGCTGTTGCAAAACCTCATTCCGCATATTCCGGCTGTACAGCGTACAGCAAGAGCCTTGGCCCAATTGGATTGCCTCTGCAGCTTTGCCAGCCAGGCCCTGGAGAACAACTATTGTCGTCCAACCTTGGACGATAGTTTTGACCTGGATATCCGCCAGGGGCGTCACCCGGTCATCGAACGGCAGTTACCGCCGGACCAGCCCTTTGTGGCCAATGACGTCTTCCTGGACCGGGAGAATCAGCAGATCATCATGATCACCGGGCCCAATATGAGTGGTAAGTCGGCCATATTGCGGCAGACCGCATTGATTGTCCTACTGGCTCAAATGGGAAGTTTTGTTCCGGCTGAATCCGTCCGTATGGGGGTAGTGGATAAGATCTTTACCCGGGTAGGTGCCAGCGATAATATCTCCATGGGGGAATCCACCTTTATGGTCGAGATGAACGAGACGGCCAGTATTTTGAATAACATTTCCGAGCGCAGCCTGGTGCTGTTGGACGAGATCGGGCGCGGGACCTCTACCTACGATGGGATCTCCATTGCCTGGGCTATTTCGGAATACTTGCACGAGCATCCCAGTCATGCAAAGACCCTTTTCGCAACCCATTACCACGAGCTGAACGAGATGACGGAGACCTTCGACCGCATCAAAAACTACAATGTCTCGGTCAAGGAAAGCCCGGAGCAGGTGCTTTTCCTGCGGAAACTGGTTCCCGGTGGTTCCCATCACAGCTTTGGGATACATGTAGCCAAGATGGCGGGTATGCCGCGGCAAGTGATCACCCGGGCCAATAAGATCCTGGAGCGACTGGAAAAATCCCATTCCTCAGAAGAACTCTCCGATAAGGTTAAGACCCTCTCTGAGCAAGAACTACAACTCAGTTTTATCAAACTGGACGATCCCCTCCTGGAAGAGATCCGGGATCAGATCCTAGAGACGGATATCGATACGCTGACGCCTGTGGAGGCCTTGATGAAGCTCAATGAGATTAAGAGGACGTTGCAGGGGGCTCAAGCGAAGAAGAATTAG
- a CDS encoding GIY-YIG nuclease family protein codes for MDKGIYVYILSNKRNGTLYVGVTNDIFRRVYEHRSGKNKSSFSFRYGLIRLVYYEFHLDPAVGIRREKLIKGWKRKWKVELIEQVNPKWADISEDWYS; via the coding sequence ATGGACAAAGGGATTTATGTTTATATCCTGTCGAACAAACGAAACGGCACACTTTACGTAGGTGTGACCAACGACATTTTTAGACGAGTATACGAGCATAGGTCGGGAAAGAACAAGTCCTCCTTCAGCTTTCGGTACGGCTTAATCAGGTTAGTGTATTATGAGTTTCATTTGGATCCTGCTGTTGGAATCCGTCGTGAAAAACTGATCAAGGGTTGGAAGAGAAAGTGGAAGGTCGAGTTGATCGAGCAGGTCAACCCAAAATGGGCAGATATTTCCGAAGATTGGTATAGTTAA
- a CDS encoding RNA methyltransferase — MKHRKLKNPELGRMKADEFKESKKIPLRIVLDDIRSLNNIGSVFRTADAFRVEKIYLCGITAQPPHKDIQKTALGATDSVDWEYVQSVTDLAVRLKAEGVQLLAIEQAEDAVSLDEFRAGPQQTYAVVFGNEVKGVSQEVVSMANTVIEIPQFGTKHSLNISVSAGIVIWQLFDQLKATLNS, encoded by the coding sequence GTGAAACACCGCAAACTAAAAAACCCCGAACTGGGGCGGATGAAAGCAGACGAATTCAAGGAATCCAAAAAGATTCCCTTGCGCATCGTGTTGGACGATATCCGCTCGCTCAATAATATTGGGTCGGTGTTTCGAACGGCCGATGCCTTCCGGGTAGAGAAGATCTACCTCTGCGGGATCACGGCCCAACCACCCCATAAGGACATCCAAAAGACCGCCCTGGGAGCCACAGATAGTGTAGACTGGGAGTATGTGCAGTCCGTCACCGATCTGGCGGTCCGATTAAAGGCAGAAGGAGTACAATTACTGGCCATTGAGCAGGCTGAGGATGCCGTCTCCTTGGACGAATTCCGTGCGGGGCCCCAGCAGACCTATGCCGTGGTCTTTGGAAATGAGGTAAAAGGAGTAAGCCAGGAAGTGGTTTCCATGGCCAATACGGTCATCGAGATCCCCCAATTTGGAACCAAGCATTCCCTAAATATTTCCGTCAGTGCGGGGATAGTGATCTGGCAGCTGTTCGATCAGTTAAAGGCCACCCTTAACTCCTGA
- the folK gene encoding 2-amino-4-hydroxy-6-hydroxymethyldihydropteridine diphosphokinase has product MIKLPILTYISLGSNQGHKFEQLQLAIDAIHYRVGAVQRISPVYQTPAMGFEGDDFFNAVIAVHTRLKPGKLLKELLAIEKDMGRRRKKKEGYTSRPIDLDILYYGDEIKETKTLKIPHPHLQKRSFVLKPLNDLAPELEHPVLKKTTQELLGQLAEEPIERLSKWLRNPRKDWDLSKFSYIAIEGNIGAGKTSLANQMATEFNAKLILERFKDNPFLPKFYQDQNRYAFPLEMSFLADRYQQLAEDITQYDLFKDCVIADYDVYKSLIFAQVTLVEEEFELFKKLFSLMHKELPKPDVYVYLYQETGQLLKNIKKRGRSYEKTIEGNYLDKINQGYLDYIKQQHQDNIKIVDLSGRDLVENRSDYLWVLEQIRS; this is encoded by the coding sequence TTGATCAAATTGCCCATCCTCACCTATATTTCCCTGGGCAGTAATCAGGGGCATAAGTTTGAACAGTTGCAGTTGGCCATAGACGCCATCCACTATCGGGTGGGAGCTGTTCAACGAATCTCACCGGTATACCAGACCCCGGCCATGGGCTTTGAGGGAGACGATTTCTTCAATGCCGTCATAGCAGTACACACCAGACTAAAACCTGGTAAGCTACTCAAGGAGTTGCTAGCCATTGAAAAGGATATGGGCCGTCGGCGCAAAAAGAAGGAAGGCTATACTTCCCGCCCGATCGACCTAGATATCCTCTACTACGGGGACGAAATCAAGGAGACCAAGACCCTGAAGATCCCGCATCCGCATCTGCAGAAAAGGTCCTTTGTGCTCAAACCGCTGAACGACCTGGCCCCGGAGCTTGAACATCCGGTCTTAAAAAAGACAACCCAAGAACTCTTGGGGCAATTGGCAGAGGAACCTATTGAGCGCCTTTCCAAATGGCTGAGAAACCCCAGAAAAGACTGGGATTTAAGTAAGTTCAGTTATATCGCCATTGAAGGGAATATAGGGGCCGGGAAGACCAGCCTGGCTAACCAAATGGCCACCGAATTCAACGCCAAACTCATACTGGAACGTTTTAAGGACAATCCTTTCCTGCCCAAATTTTATCAAGATCAGAATCGATACGCCTTCCCCTTGGAAATGTCTTTCCTGGCAGATCGCTACCAGCAGCTAGCCGAAGACATTACTCAATACGACCTTTTCAAGGACTGTGTGATCGCAGATTACGATGTCTATAAGTCCCTGATTTTTGCTCAGGTGACCTTGGTGGAAGAGGAATTTGAGCTCTTTAAGAAGTTGTTCAGCCTGATGCACAAGGAATTACCCAAGCCTGACGTCTATGTTTACCTCTACCAGGAAACTGGGCAACTGCTCAAGAATATCAAGAAGCGGGGTCGCTCTTACGAAAAGACCATAGAAGGAAATTACCTGGATAAGATTAACCAGGGCTACCTGGATTACATCAAGCAGCAGCACCAGGACAATATCAAGATCGTGGACCTCAGTGGTCGCGATTTGGTAGAAAATAGATCGGATTACCTCTGGGTCTTGGAGCAGATCAGGAGTTAA
- a CDS encoding queuosine precursor transporter yields the protein MVSHSPIDRTRQIRAQRIYLILAALFICSLVVSNLIFQKFFYWDFFGLYTFEISVGILPYPITFLITDLISEVYGKKKANQVVTAGIFASFFSLLIVYIGNAVPATEWSPVNDSLFTKVFGATAVAVFASMMAYLLAQYIDIYIFHFWKRLTKGKHLWLRNNFSTFTSQFVDTFTVLFLLCSFGKIEWSLFQGLLISGFLFKVLVAALDTPILYAAVYGLRKYLGLEFAQEITDVNLLLTEEE from the coding sequence TTGGTATCCCATTCACCTATCGACCGGACAAGACAAATACGAGCCCAACGCATCTACCTCATCCTGGCAGCCCTGTTTATCTGCTCCTTGGTAGTGTCCAACCTGATCTTTCAAAAGTTCTTTTATTGGGATTTCTTCGGTCTCTACACCTTCGAGATCTCGGTGGGCATACTGCCCTATCCTATCACCTTTCTGATCACCGACCTAATCTCTGAGGTCTATGGTAAAAAGAAGGCCAACCAGGTAGTGACCGCAGGTATCTTCGCGTCCTTTTTCTCTTTGCTGATCGTCTACATAGGGAATGCCGTGCCCGCCACGGAGTGGAGTCCTGTAAACGACAGCTTGTTCACCAAAGTATTTGGGGCCACAGCCGTAGCTGTATTTGCCTCCATGATGGCCTACCTGCTAGCCCAGTACATCGACATCTATATCTTCCACTTCTGGAAACGACTTACCAAGGGAAAGCATCTGTGGCTTAGAAATAACTTCTCCACTTTCACCTCCCAATTTGTGGACACCTTTACGGTCCTCTTCCTGCTTTGCAGCTTTGGAAAGATCGAATGGAGCTTGTTCCAAGGCTTGTTGATCAGCGGTTTCTTATTTAAGGTTTTGGTTGCTGCACTGGACACACCCATCCTCTATGCCGCCGTCTACGGGCTCCGCAAATACCTGGGGTTGGAATTTGCCCAGGAGATCACCGATGTAAACCTGCTACTGACCGAAGAGGAATAG
- a CDS encoding LysE family transporter, producing MIILFLLIGLILAAVGGAPLGASNIAVVSAATSGNQIRARRLILGAGLGEVALAFLAVCYSSLLAEFFQMNPWVQASFIGLFFLVGIGFLLATRLRHFPKVKTPKLPETALSSGFLLAFLNPPVLLFWILAIGLSSRYLLPISDQSSILVLSLFFLGVMLGKAMILQAYALYGKRIQERGAGDKNKLYRLIGVVLIVLSTLQGLRFFLI from the coding sequence ATGATCATTTTATTTTTATTGATCGGATTGATATTGGCTGCCGTTGGAGGTGCCCCTCTGGGTGCTTCCAATATCGCGGTCGTTTCTGCGGCCACCTCAGGCAATCAGATCCGGGCGCGCAGATTGATCCTGGGAGCCGGTTTGGGCGAAGTGGCCCTGGCTTTCCTGGCCGTATGTTATTCCAGCTTGTTGGCGGAATTCTTCCAGATGAATCCTTGGGTGCAGGCCAGTTTTATCGGACTGTTCTTTCTTGTTGGTATCGGATTTCTACTGGCAACAAGACTGCGCCATTTCCCGAAAGTAAAGACTCCTAAACTGCCTGAAACGGCCCTTAGCTCCGGATTCTTACTCGCATTTTTAAACCCACCCGTACTGCTTTTCTGGATCTTGGCCATCGGCCTAAGCAGCCGCTATCTCTTACCCATTTCGGATCAAAGCTCCATACTGGTGTTATCACTGTTCTTTTTGGGAGTGATGCTGGGAAAAGCAATGATATTGCAGGCTTACGCCCTTTATGGTAAACGGATACAAGAACGCGGAGCAGGAGATAAGAACAAGCTATACCGCCTGATCGGTGTAGTACTGATCGTGCTATCTACGCTTCAGGGGCTGCGGTTTTTCCTGATTTGA
- a CDS encoding DUF2797 domain-containing protein, producing MDYQGVLMKMPVELDDTIQYFLNFEDDVLHMNQLIGREISITFVHYQCLNCGKDKKIFRQGYCYDCFYEIPQAADWVMRPELSKAHLGQEDRDLEYEKKVQLQPHIVYLANSSNVKVGVTRKTQVPTRWIDQGAHEAMEILEVPNRYLAGVAEVALKEHVSDKTNWRTMLKNDVKDEDLADWRDKLKEFIPEETKEYFLENNTETQINFPVNKYPEKIASLNLEKTPAFEGTLEGIKGQYLLLSDNRVFNLRGHEGYVIRLGIKSGKTAAPEA from the coding sequence AATTTCGAGGATGATGTCCTGCATATGAACCAGCTCATCGGTCGGGAGATCAGCATCACTTTTGTACACTACCAATGTTTGAATTGTGGTAAGGACAAGAAGATCTTCCGCCAGGGTTATTGCTACGACTGCTTTTACGAGATCCCCCAGGCTGCAGATTGGGTGATGCGCCCCGAACTATCCAAAGCCCATCTGGGACAGGAGGATAGGGACCTGGAGTACGAGAAAAAGGTGCAACTGCAACCGCATATCGTCTACCTGGCCAACAGCTCGAACGTCAAAGTTGGAGTCACCCGTAAAACCCAAGTACCCACGCGATGGATCGACCAGGGAGCCCATGAGGCCATGGAGATCTTGGAGGTTCCCAATCGGTATTTGGCCGGGGTCGCGGAAGTGGCGCTGAAAGAACACGTCAGCGATAAGACCAACTGGCGGACCATGCTAAAAAACGACGTGAAAGATGAGGACCTGGCCGACTGGCGGGACAAACTGAAGGAATTCATCCCGGAGGAGACCAAGGAGTATTTTCTAGAGAACAATACCGAGACCCAGATCAACTTTCCAGTAAACAAATACCCGGAGAAGATTGCTAGTTTGAATTTGGAGAAGACACCGGCATTTGAAGGTACCTTAGAAGGGATCAAAGGGCAGTATCTGTTGCTGTCGGATAACCGGGTATTCAACCTGCGAGGCCACGAAGGTTATGTGATCCGCCTGGGGATCAAATCAGGAAAAACCGCAGCCCCTGAAGCGTAG